The Hippea jasoniae genome has a window encoding:
- a CDS encoding proton-conducting transporter transmembrane domain-containing protein, whose amino-acid sequence MIILYLIGAIAGFFNRKISYIIAFIASTIALFISIKAAFFGYSNAVVFKAFDSVYMGFLVDKTTGLFLFISSLSFMAVSLFSIDFGMRYSKRMAVLLNLDMLGMVIILYAHDMLTFLIGWEVMTISSYLLIVEHKGSFKEAFQFLSFSELSTLSLIIAAIALFRQTSGFVFPKHMENTTFLFFASFAFIVKMGILPFHTWLKQAHAKAPSNVSALLSAPVTLMGVYGLVRVLGISGYIHSWGIVAIILGSVSAFFGAIGAASAKGLKVLPAYSTVENNGMILSMLGFVAIARHLNHASTLADFAFIVVIMLSLAHTVAKTLLFLSVGQAKEQLNEENIDNVRGIHRSVGKIPALGIVISGLSFSAFPGLIGYVAEWMMLEAIFQSYQFSTLSDRIVSSTAGVLLSLAAGFASFAMIKLIGYSAVGYHHNKKAIPMPKSFMQTSQILLMLIIIGFSFFASRLIYTLGYKNFIIGALGVPQGWLIASAKPVFGVISPAFFAIVLSGLFIVPLIVYLKTSRTTKRVVSFNGGLSLQESEYFTANAFSFTIEYILRILYRTKEIIQNKRAYVQIIDIFETFYTVLIRITRVISYRISIIVMNSKIHIYIAYMLFLFIAVFIIFG is encoded by the coding sequence ATGATTATCCTTTATTTAATAGGAGCCATTGCGGGTTTTTTCAATAGAAAGATAAGCTACATAATAGCATTTATAGCATCAACTATAGCTTTGTTTATATCAATTAAAGCAGCATTTTTTGGGTATAGTAATGCCGTTGTATTCAAGGCTTTTGATTCAGTGTATATGGGTTTTTTAGTTGATAAAACAACAGGATTATTTCTGTTTATCAGCTCTCTTTCATTTATGGCTGTATCGTTATTTTCTATAGATTTTGGAATGCGTTACTCAAAAAGAATGGCCGTGCTGTTAAACTTAGATATGCTTGGTATGGTTATTATCCTATATGCCCATGACATGTTAACCTTTCTAATAGGCTGGGAGGTAATGACAATAAGTTCCTATTTGTTGATAGTGGAACATAAAGGTTCCTTTAAAGAAGCTTTTCAGTTTTTATCTTTTAGCGAACTGTCAACATTATCATTGATTATAGCTGCAATTGCACTGTTTAGACAAACATCAGGTTTTGTTTTCCCCAAACACATGGAAAATACAACCTTTTTATTTTTTGCATCCTTTGCCTTTATTGTAAAGATGGGCATTTTGCCGTTTCATACATGGCTTAAACAGGCACATGCAAAGGCTCCATCCAATGTGTCGGCTCTCTTGAGTGCACCCGTTACATTAATGGGTGTATACGGGCTTGTTAGAGTATTAGGTATCAGTGGTTATATACACAGCTGGGGAATAGTTGCAATTATTTTAGGATCTGTAAGTGCATTTTTTGGTGCTATAGGAGCTGCTTCAGCAAAAGGATTAAAGGTGTTGCCGGCTTATTCAACGGTCGAAAACAACGGCATGATTTTATCAATGCTTGGCTTTGTGGCGATTGCCAGACATCTAAACCATGCTTCAACTTTAGCAGACTTTGCCTTCATAGTTGTGATAATGCTTTCCTTAGCCCATACGGTTGCAAAAACCCTGCTATTTCTATCTGTAGGTCAGGCAAAAGAACAACTAAATGAAGAAAATATAGATAATGTAAGGGGAATTCACAGAAGTGTTGGCAAAATACCTGCATTGGGCATAGTGATTTCGGGCTTATCCTTCTCAGCTTTTCCAGGATTAATAGGATATGTTGCAGAATGGATGATGCTTGAGGCAATATTTCAATCCTATCAATTCTCAACCCTGTCCGATAGAATAGTAAGTTCAACTGCCGGTGTTTTGTTATCTCTTGCGGCAGGTTTTGCATCTTTTGCCATGATTAAGCTTATAGGATATTCTGCCGTTGGCTACCATCACAACAAAAAAGCTATACCCATGCCAAAAAGTTTTATGCAAACATCCCAGATTCTTCTTATGTTGATTATTATAGGATTTAGCTTCTTTGCCAGTAGATTAATATACACCCTTGGATACAAAAATTTTATTATAGGAGCCTTGGGCGTTCCGCAGGGATGGCTTATTGCATCTGCTAAACCTGTTTTTGGTGTAATTTCACCTGCATTTTTTGCCATTGTTCTATCAGGTCTATTCATAGTGCCACTAATCGTTTATCTAAAAACCTCCAGAACAACAAAAAGAGTGGTATCCTTCAACGGTGGATTGAGTTTGCAAGAGAGTGAGTATTTTACAGCAAATGCCTTTTCTTTCACAATAGAGTATATCTTGAGAATTTTATACAGAACAAAAGAAATAATCCAAAATAAACGCGCATATGTCCAAATTATAGATATATTTGAAACTTTTTATACAGTCCTGATAAGAATAACAAGAGTTATTTCCTATAGAATTAGCATTATTGTGATGAACTCAAAGATTCACATATACATAGCATACATGCTTTTTTTGTTTATTGCCGTATTTATTATTTTTGGATAG
- a CDS encoding hydrogenase large subunit, with protein sequence MRLLGVINEKLLLQDENRFFVESNENIQKTFKNYNFLKNRDTVIGGNPITGEGVFNFRYGPITSGVREAGVFNIYTFGERILSVNIDLSYKKRNIEKLMINKTPQEGLTFAKAVVTNFCVSHALAYTRAVEKAFDINVGKNTEKIRVIALELERIYNHIHLFGKLARGAAQQVLASHLEALYEDSLRINEELCGDRFLSNVIEIGSCKIKQQDFSKIKQKLLSIKEKLEELLEHALNSYNFVDRIYQTAVLEDKQAIEIGITGPSLRASGIKEDLRCFEPIYKDFHIQTQEDGDALSRLIVRIKEAVYSINLIIDLINEIEPPDNIEIKNQKTKEAIGYAESPSGLVVYYLQFENNKIEQVYISTPSVFGFKAFCDTFAGHIFTDFSFAFDSFGINFADAAR encoded by the coding sequence ATGAGACTGTTAGGTGTAATAAATGAAAAACTGCTTTTGCAGGATGAAAACAGGTTTTTTGTAGAAAGCAATGAAAATATCCAGAAAACCTTTAAAAATTACAATTTTCTAAAAAACAGGGATACTGTTATTGGAGGCAACCCTATAACAGGGGAAGGCGTTTTTAATTTTAGATACGGACCTATCACAAGCGGTGTTAGGGAGGCTGGTGTATTCAATATATATACATTTGGTGAGCGCATACTATCAGTTAATATTGACTTAAGCTACAAAAAAAGAAACATAGAGAAACTCATGATAAATAAAACACCGCAAGAAGGACTAACATTTGCAAAGGCTGTTGTCACAAACTTTTGCGTCTCACACGCTTTAGCATATACAAGGGCAGTAGAAAAAGCCTTTGATATCAATGTAGGCAAAAACACAGAAAAAATAAGAGTCATAGCATTGGAGCTTGAAAGAATTTATAACCATATTCACCTTTTCGGCAAGTTGGCAAGGGGAGCAGCCCAGCAGGTGCTTGCAAGCCATTTAGAGGCTTTATATGAGGACAGTTTGCGTATTAACGAAGAACTCTGTGGTGATAGATTCCTGTCAAATGTTATAGAAATAGGCTCCTGCAAAATTAAGCAACAGGATTTTTCTAAAATTAAACAAAAACTTTTATCAATAAAAGAAAAGCTAGAGGAGCTACTTGAGCATGCTCTAAACAGCTATAATTTTGTTGATAGAATTTACCAAACAGCCGTTTTAGAAGATAAACAGGCTATAGAAATTGGCATAACCGGACCAAGCTTGAGGGCAAGCGGTATAAAAGAAGATTTAAGGTGCTTTGAGCCTATATATAAAGACTTTCACATTCAAACTCAGGAGGATGGTGATGCACTATCACGGCTTATTGTGCGCATAAAAGAAGCTGTATACTCGATAAATCTGATAATAGATTTAATTAACGAAATAGAACCACCCGATAATATTGAAATCAAAAACCAAAAAACAAAAGAAGCTATAGGTTATGCAGAATCACCAAGCGGCCTTGTGGTTTATTATCTACAATTTGAAAATAATAAGATTGAGCAGGTTTATATATCAACACCATCTGTTTTTGGCTTTAAGGCATTCTGCGATACATTTGCAGGCCATATATTTACCGACTTTAGTTTTGCATTCGATTCATTTGGGATTAATTTTGCCGATGCTGCAAGATAG
- a CDS encoding proton-conducting transporter transmembrane domain-containing protein: MEIVVIGIVLPLIASILCLINNNILAYVATTFAALLDTLIALKLFYVPVTTEGMLYIDGFSKLLFFTISFIYLTTAIYSESYLNHVEKPLLRRNIYFLFLNLFVLSMLVSSVVDNIGLLWVSIEATTITSALLVAIDNDEAAIESSWRYIIIVSVGLIISLVGISFIYGATHTLSIKQLLNIKHVNTKLLTIGVALSVVGFSTKAGIFPLHTWLPDVHGRSIAPVSAIFSAILLPTALYAVYRVEQFSPDKVRTFSIILGFLSVGFAAIFLVSQKFYKRMFAYSSIENMGMILIGLSLNNRYALLGAIILLISHAFAKSSVFYSTGNILNLYKTRMINRIRGLSGNIPKTAYALVFSSLAIGGAPPFGNFIGELLIIYAFYSKFGLFYTLILVGFLGIAFFSINYKVASMSFSNSKTSPDLSKNISSLIPIINVAMSFLVIFFIGFIEKILFMGMIK, from the coding sequence ATGGAAATTGTTGTAATAGGGATTGTCCTACCTCTAATTGCCTCTATTCTGTGCCTTATAAACAACAACATTCTCGCATATGTTGCAACTACTTTTGCGGCTTTATTAGACACCCTGATAGCCTTAAAACTTTTTTATGTACCAGTCACTACAGAAGGCATGTTATACATAGATGGATTCTCAAAACTTCTTTTTTTCACCATCTCATTTATCTATCTTACAACTGCCATCTACTCTGAAAGCTATTTAAACCATGTGGAAAAACCTCTCCTTAGGCGCAATATCTATTTTTTATTTTTAAACCTGTTTGTGCTCTCAATGCTTGTTAGCAGCGTTGTTGATAACATAGGCCTTTTGTGGGTATCTATAGAGGCCACAACAATAACAAGTGCCCTGCTTGTGGCAATAGATAACGACGAAGCGGCCATAGAATCCTCATGGCGATATATAATAATCGTATCTGTTGGCTTGATTATATCGCTTGTAGGTATTTCATTCATTTACGGTGCAACACACACACTATCAATTAAACAACTCCTAAACATTAAACATGTAAACACAAAACTTCTAACCATAGGTGTTGCTTTATCGGTTGTTGGGTTTTCCACAAAGGCTGGTATATTTCCACTACATACATGGCTACCAGATGTTCATGGACGTTCAATAGCACCTGTAAGCGCCATATTTTCTGCAATACTTCTGCCCACAGCACTTTATGCGGTTTATAGAGTTGAGCAATTCTCCCCCGATAAAGTCAGAACATTCAGCATTATTTTAGGATTTTTGTCGGTTGGGTTTGCTGCTATATTTCTTGTCTCTCAGAAATTTTACAAACGTATGTTTGCCTACTCATCAATAGAGAATATGGGCATGATTCTGATAGGTTTATCTCTAAACAATAGATATGCATTATTAGGGGCTATAATTCTGTTGATCTCTCATGCATTTGCAAAATCCTCGGTGTTTTATTCAACGGGTAATATATTAAACTTATACAAAACCCGTATGATCAATCGCATAAGGGGTTTGTCAGGCAATATCCCTAAAACAGCTTATGCATTAGTATTTTCATCACTTGCAATAGGTGGGGCACCGCCTTTTGGAAATTTCATTGGTGAGCTTTTAATAATATACGCCTTTTATTCAAAATTTGGCCTCTTTTATACACTCATACTTGTAGGCTTTCTGGGAATTGCCTTCTTCAGTATAAATTATAAAGTTGCATCGATGTCTTTCTCAAACTCTAAAACTTCACCAGACCTTTCAAAAAACATCTCAAGCTTAATACCTATTATCAATGTCGCAATGTCCTTTTTGGTGATATTTTTCATAGGCTTTATTGAAAAGATTCTTTTTATGGGGATGATAAAATGA
- a CDS encoding respiratory chain complex I subunit 1 family protein, which produces MLFALSILQLLYVVIFAPLIAGIFAKLTEIFESKEGPSIFQPYYDLFKLFGKQSVVPEVASGLFRVVPYLTFAMYMFLTLVLPIITAFPLTFGPVVDFIGGGLVFGAIASLKKIASLDSRNNYSHLGVSRASSIGALSEPIVVLIFITFGVISHTNNPYVVNNILQTSSHWYMSLIHWFVVVAFFMALLVETGKLPIESHTSNEFGMIDQAIELEYSGSELAFMKWGSYIKQFLLASVFLNDFLFPFFVPMKPSIASVFIYSIIHLAKLTVLFFIIAVIQSTVSKYKLFKNFEYVAVAFSIAFLAIIIYFASGGNI; this is translated from the coding sequence ATGCTATTTGCGTTGAGCATATTACAGTTGCTCTATGTAGTTATTTTTGCCCCTCTGATTGCAGGCATATTTGCCAAACTCACAGAGATATTTGAGTCAAAGGAAGGTCCTTCGATTTTTCAGCCGTATTACGATTTATTTAAACTTTTTGGTAAACAGAGCGTGGTGCCTGAGGTTGCAAGCGGTTTGTTTAGGGTTGTACCCTATCTTACATTTGCCATGTATATGTTTCTTACGCTTGTTTTACCCATAATTACGGCATTCCCTCTAACATTTGGCCCCGTTGTAGATTTTATAGGCGGCGGTCTTGTTTTCGGAGCTATTGCTTCCTTAAAAAAGATTGCATCATTGGATAGCCGCAACAACTACTCACATTTAGGTGTTTCACGTGCTTCATCGATTGGAGCATTATCAGAGCCAATCGTAGTGCTAATTTTTATAACTTTTGGTGTCATATCCCATACCAACAATCCATATGTGGTTAACAATATACTTCAGACATCATCTCACTGGTATATGTCTTTGATCCACTGGTTTGTTGTTGTTGCCTTCTTTATGGCGCTTCTTGTTGAAACAGGAAAACTACCCATAGAATCTCACACATCCAACGAATTCGGTATGATCGATCAGGCAATAGAGCTTGAATATTCTGGTAGCGAATTAGCTTTTATGAAATGGGGGAGTTATATAAAGCAATTTTTGCTTGCAAGTGTATTTTTAAATGACTTTCTTTTTCCTTTCTTTGTACCCATGAAACCATCAATAGCGTCTGTTTTTATTTATAGCATTATACATCTTGCCAAGCTAACAGTTTTGTTTTTCATTATTGCAGTTATTCAATCAACTGTATCAAAGTACAAGCTATTTAAGAATTTTGAGTATGTAGCTGTTGCATTCTCTATAGCATTTCTTGCGATTATCATCTACTTTGCAAGCGGAGGTAATATATGA
- a CDS encoding NADP-dependent isocitrate dehydrogenase, translating into MAEKPTIVWTKTDEAPYLATFSLLPIVKAFLKHADVDMELRDISLAGRILATFPEYLKEDQRIEDDLAYLGELVKKPEANVMKLPNISASVVQLKAAIKELQEKGFNVPDYPEEPKDEKEKEIKERYAKVLGSAVNPVLRQGNSDRRLPTSVKEFAKKFPDSMGLPLQDWPKDSKTHVAHMDSGDFYEHEKSFTADREMDIKIEFVDKDGNKKVMKELHLLKGEVFDGTYLSVKALREFYDKEIKDAKEKDVLLSLHLKATMMKVSDPIMFGHAVEIYFKDVFEKHKETFEELGVNPRNGLGDLYDRISKLDEAKRKEIEADIEAVYEKNPELAMVDSRKGITNLHAPNLIIIDASMPPMIRDGGRMWGKDDQLHDTKAIIPDRSYATMYKEIVEDCRRNGQFDRTTMGDVSNVGLMAMKAEEYGSHDKTFEAPADGVVRVVDENGNVLIEHNVEKGDIWRGCQAKDEAIKDWVGLAVRRARATGYPAIFWLDEDRAHDAQLIKKVNEYLKDYDTEGLDIRIMKPQDAMRFSLERIRRGENTISVTGNVLRDYLTDLFPILEVGTSAKMLSIVPLLAGGGLFETGAGGSAPKHAQQLIEEGHLRWDSLGEFGALFASLEYIGEKYGNKRAKIMSDAVDKAMTKILENQQWPGRKVGQLDTRGEHYYFAKYWAEALAQQNEDEELKRIFEPIAKELAENEEKIIKDLTDCQGAPQDIDGYYYPDEEKIEKVMRPSETLNSIIEKI; encoded by the coding sequence ATGGCTGAGAAACCAACGATTGTGTGGACTAAAACAGATGAGGCACCCTATCTTGCCACATTCTCTTTATTGCCTATAGTTAAGGCATTTTTGAAGCATGCTGATGTTGATATGGAGCTTAGAGACATCTCACTTGCAGGTAGAATCCTTGCAACATTTCCAGAGTATTTAAAAGAGGATCAGAGGATTGAGGATGATTTGGCCTATTTAGGTGAGCTTGTTAAAAAACCTGAGGCCAATGTTATGAAACTGCCGAATATTTCGGCAAGCGTTGTCCAGCTAAAAGCAGCTATTAAGGAGCTTCAGGAAAAAGGCTTTAATGTGCCTGATTATCCAGAAGAGCCAAAGGATGAGAAAGAAAAAGAAATCAAGGAAAGATACGCAAAGGTTTTGGGTAGTGCTGTCAACCCTGTGTTAAGACAGGGTAACTCAGACAGGAGATTGCCCACATCGGTTAAAGAGTTTGCCAAAAAATTCCCCGATTCTATGGGATTGCCGCTTCAGGATTGGCCAAAAGACTCAAAAACACATGTTGCCCATATGGATAGTGGCGATTTTTATGAGCATGAAAAGTCATTTACCGCTGACAGAGAAATGGACATCAAGATCGAGTTTGTCGATAAAGATGGCAACAAAAAGGTAATGAAAGAGTTGCACCTTTTAAAGGGTGAAGTATTTGACGGAACATATTTGAGCGTTAAAGCATTGAGAGAGTTTTATGATAAAGAGATTAAAGATGCAAAAGAAAAGGATGTACTGCTGTCACTGCACTTAAAAGCCACCATGATGAAGGTATCAGACCCGATTATGTTCGGTCATGCTGTGGAAATCTACTTCAAGGATGTGTTTGAGAAACATAAAGAGACCTTTGAAGAGTTAGGTGTCAATCCAAGAAACGGTCTTGGCGATTTATACGACAGGATTTCAAAACTTGATGAGGCAAAAAGAAAAGAGATTGAGGCAGATATAGAAGCGGTTTATGAAAAGAATCCAGAGCTTGCTATGGTTGACTCAAGAAAGGGTATAACAAACCTTCATGCACCCAATCTCATCATTATTGATGCTTCAATGCCTCCTATGATCAGGGATGGCGGTAGAATGTGGGGTAAAGACGACCAGCTTCACGATACAAAAGCCATTATTCCCGATAGAAGTTATGCAACGATGTATAAAGAGATTGTTGAGGATTGCAGACGCAACGGTCAGTTTGACAGAACAACAATGGGAGATGTCTCCAATGTGGGTTTGATGGCTATGAAGGCTGAGGAGTATGGCTCCCACGACAAGACCTTTGAAGCACCAGCCGATGGTGTTGTTAGGGTTGTTGATGAAAATGGCAATGTTTTGATTGAGCATAATGTTGAAAAGGGCGATATCTGGAGGGGTTGTCAGGCAAAGGATGAGGCTATCAAGGATTGGGTTGGTCTTGCAGTAAGAAGGGCAAGGGCAACCGGTTATCCTGCAATTTTCTGGCTTGATGAGGATAGGGCTCATGATGCCCAGCTTATTAAAAAGGTTAATGAATACCTAAAAGATTACGATACAGAGGGTCTTGATATAAGGATAATGAAACCTCAGGATGCTATGAGATTCTCACTTGAGCGCATCAGAAGAGGAGAAAATACAATCTCTGTTACTGGTAATGTCTTGAGGGATTATCTAACAGACCTGTTCCCGATTCTTGAGGTTGGCACAAGCGCCAAGATGCTTTCTATCGTGCCATTGCTTGCAGGTGGTGGTCTGTTTGAAACAGGTGCAGGCGGTTCAGCACCAAAGCACGCCCAGCAGCTTATAGAAGAAGGCCATTTGAGATGGGATTCGTTGGGTGAGTTTGGCGCATTGTTTGCATCGCTTGAGTATATAGGTGAAAAGTATGGTAATAAGAGAGCAAAAATTATGTCTGATGCCGTTGATAAAGCGATGACAAAGATCCTTGAAAATCAACAATGGCCTGGCAGAAAGGTCGGTCAGCTTGATACAAGGGGCGAGCATTACTACTTTGCAAAATACTGGGCTGAGGCGTTGGCACAGCAAAATGAGGATGAAGAACTTAAGAGGATTTTTGAGCCTATAGCAAAAGAGCTTGCAGAAAATGAAGAAAAGATTATAAAGGATTTGACAGATTGTCAGGGTGCACCTCAGGATATCGATGGATATTACTATCCTGATGAGGAAAAGATTGAAAAGGTGATGAGGCCTTCAGAAACATTGAATAGCATCATAGAAAAGATATAA
- a CDS encoding 4Fe-4S binding protein, translated as MAEKRLPVEINEKLCKGCGLCVHVCPKNVLEMVEDLHVWMGTIAKVVRPEDCIRCKMCEDICPDFSIKVADVGVELTFEDSKGNLITKSK; from the coding sequence ATGGCTGAAAAACGCTTGCCTGTTGAGATTAACGAAAAGCTATGCAAGGGTTGCGGGCTTTGCGTGCATGTTTGTCCAAAGAATGTGCTTGAGATGGTTGAGGATTTGCATGTATGGATGGGTACAATTGCAAAGGTTGTTAGACCTGAGGATTGTATCAGATGTAAAATGTGTGAGGATATCTGCCCCGACTTTTCTATCAAGGTAGCAGATGTTGGTGTTGAGCTGACATTTGAGGATAGTAAGGGAAATCTTATCACAAAGAGCAAATAG
- a CDS encoding 2-oxoacid:acceptor oxidoreductase subunit alpha has translation MGRIGFMDANAAIAEAAVVAGLGFYAGYPITPSSEVPERLAKIMPERGVPFMMMEDEIASINACVGAAASGVKAMTCTSGPGLSLKQEAFGMACMFEVPLVVVDVMRGGPSTGLPTRPAQGDIMQAKWGTHGDHPVIAVAPCNAQEAVFETIRAFNLAEKFRQPVYILTDGSLSHLHTKIYIPDPEEVEIIDRAQPTVEPDEYYPYDYNYEIPPLAKWWTEDGKSYRYHLSSLVHDKTGFPTVVPKYVQWLETRMMNKIMNHIDEIEKFEYYKMDDAQTCIIAFGSTAESARVAIDEARKEGIKAGMFRPITLWPSPEKQIKEIAKNVKNIIVAEMNLGQYILEVQRIVGDTAEVYGINQMTGTLIRPSQILDKIKDPSKKVELIMTDDEIKRFGGGE, from the coding sequence ATGGGAAGAATTGGATTTATGGATGCAAACGCTGCTATAGCTGAAGCAGCAGTTGTTGCTGGATTGGGTTTTTATGCGGGTTATCCGATAACTCCATCCAGCGAAGTGCCAGAGAGACTGGCAAAGATAATGCCCGAGCGTGGCGTTCCGTTTATGATGATGGAAGATGAGATAGCAAGTATCAACGCCTGTGTAGGTGCTGCAGCAAGCGGCGTTAAAGCTATGACTTGTACAAGTGGACCGGGTTTGTCCTTAAAACAGGAAGCCTTCGGTATGGCGTGTATGTTTGAGGTGCCTTTAGTGGTAGTTGATGTTATGAGGGGCGGTCCATCAACAGGTCTTCCAACAAGACCAGCTCAGGGTGATATTATGCAGGCAAAGTGGGGAACTCACGGAGACCATCCTGTAATAGCCGTGGCACCCTGCAATGCTCAAGAAGCTGTATTTGAAACAATCAGGGCATTCAACCTTGCAGAGAAATTCAGACAGCCCGTTTATATTTTAACAGATGGATCCCTTTCTCACCTTCATACAAAGATCTACATCCCCGATCCAGAAGAGGTTGAGATTATTGATAGAGCTCAGCCTACTGTGGAGCCAGATGAGTATTACCCATACGATTACAACTACGAAATTCCGCCGCTTGCAAAATGGTGGACAGAGGATGGAAAGAGCTATAGATACCATTTATCGAGCCTTGTTCATGATAAAACAGGTTTTCCGACTGTTGTGCCAAAATATGTTCAGTGGCTTGAGACAAGAATGATGAACAAAATCATGAATCATATCGACGAGATTGAAAAGTTTGAATACTACAAGATGGATGATGCCCAGACATGTATAATTGCATTTGGCTCAACGGCAGAATCTGCAAGGGTTGCAATAGATGAGGCACGCAAAGAGGGCATAAAGGCTGGTATGTTCAGGCCAATCACGCTGTGGCCATCCCCAGAAAAGCAGATCAAAGAGATAGCCAAAAATGTTAAAAATATAATCGTTGCAGAGATGAATCTGGGTCAATATATACTTGAGGTTCAAAGGATTGTGGGTGATACAGCAGAGGTTTACGGCATAAATCAGATGACAGGTACCCTGATTAGACCATCCCAGATTCTTGATAAAATCAAGGATCCGTCTAAGAAGGTTGAGCTCATCATGACAGATGATGAGATAAAGAGGTTTGGAGGAGGCGAATAA
- a CDS encoding 2-oxoacid:ferredoxin oxidoreductase subunit beta: MAVDYTKYLRMEKMPLYWCPGCGDGIVLKCYLEAIDELGWSKDDCAMVSGIGCAARVTGYVDFHTLHTIHGRAIAVATGIKMAHPDKHVFVFGGDGDIVHIGGNHLLHACRRNVDITVVLINNWIYGMTGGQHSCTTPPGAKATTAPRGSFEPTIDVCKMAIGAGAGYVARGFAGDPVRLRKLIKEGLEYKGFSLIDVFSPCPINFGRRNKLGDPAKLLEHMKSFLVSSAKAKKMSEEELKGKFITGVLHKDEEKPELTQSYQELVKKAQASDEYWAKYATGRLTDEDRYKISREELKGLYPYDVETPLKEWKKL; this comes from the coding sequence ATGGCTGTAGATTACACAAAATATTTAAGAATGGAGAAGATGCCGCTTTACTGGTGTCCAGGCTGCGGCGATGGTATAGTTTTGAAATGCTACCTTGAGGCAATTGATGAGCTTGGATGGAGCAAGGATGATTGCGCAATGGTATCTGGTATTGGATGTGCTGCAAGGGTTACAGGTTATGTTGATTTCCACACATTGCATACAATTCACGGAAGGGCTATAGCTGTTGCAACAGGTATTAAAATGGCCCATCCGGATAAGCATGTATTTGTGTTTGGCGGTGATGGCGATATCGTTCATATCGGTGGAAATCATCTTCTTCATGCATGCAGAAGAAATGTAGATATTACAGTAGTTTTGATAAATAACTGGATTTACGGTATGACAGGTGGTCAGCACTCATGTACAACACCACCCGGTGCAAAGGCTACAACAGCGCCGAGGGGAAGCTTTGAGCCAACAATCGATGTATGTAAAATGGCAATTGGCGCTGGCGCTGGCTATGTTGCAAGGGGTTTTGCAGGCGATCCTGTCAGGTTGAGAAAGTTGATTAAAGAGGGACTTGAGTATAAGGGATTCAGCCTTATCGATGTTTTCAGCCCATGTCCTATCAACTTTGGACGAAGAAACAAACTTGGCGATCCTGCCAAACTACTTGAACATATGAAGAGCTTCCTTGTAAGTTCAGCCAAAGCCAAGAAGATGTCTGAAGAGGAGCTTAAAGGCAAGTTTATAACAGGCGTATTACATAAAGATGAGGAAAAACCAGAGCTTACGCAGTCTTATCAGGAGCTTGTAAAGAAGGCTCAGGCATCAGATGAATACTGGGCAAAGTATGCTACGGGAAGATTAACCGATGAGGATAGATATAAGATCAGCAGAGAGGAGCTAAAGGGTCTCTATCCCTACGATGTTGAAACACCATTAAAAGAATGGAAAAAACTATAA
- a CDS encoding 2-oxoacid:acceptor oxidoreductase family protein, which yields MAYHYELRFGGVGGQGSLTAGTILAHAAVFRTNYYATQVPTYTSQVRGGAAKADIIISDEPIVFPESTNVDFFLATHQKAYDAYKWDLKEGADVLVDPGLVVVPDEDAKKYKIYEYPLVYTAKYEIGNVVTMNILAVGICLGLTEVLPVDAVRETVKEEVPPAFIDMNMKAFEMGLEAGRKFKAEGPTKK from the coding sequence ATGGCATATCATTACGAATTGAGATTTGGAGGAGTTGGAGGACAGGGTTCTCTGACAGCTGGAACCATACTTGCCCATGCAGCGGTTTTCCGCACAAATTACTACGCGACACAGGTGCCAACATACACCTCTCAGGTTAGGGGTGGTGCTGCAAAAGCTGATATAATCATTTCTGATGAGCCTATTGTTTTTCCTGAGTCAACCAATGTTGACTTTTTCCTTGCCACGCATCAGAAGGCATACGATGCCTATAAGTGGGATTTGAAAGAAGGCGCTGATGTGCTTGTTGATCCAGGTCTTGTTGTTGTGCCTGATGAGGATGCAAAGAAATACAAGATTTATGAGTATCCGCTTGTTTATACGGCAAAGTATGAGATCGGCAATGTCGTTACGATGAATATACTTGCTGTTGGGATTTGCCTTGGATTGACAGAGGTGTTGCCTGTTGATGCTGTGAGGGAGACGGTCAAAGAGGAAGTGCCGCCTGCTTTTATCGACATGAATATGAAGGCTTTTGAGATGGGTCTTGAGGCTGGAAGAAAGTTTAAAGCCGAAGGTCCGACAAAGAAGTAA